GTTCAAAATTAAGCCCCATGGCTTTCTGGGCCATGTTCAAGTTTTCTTCAACAAGGGAAGAGGCCTGTTTCTCAAGGATCATCTTGGACATTTTTCTTAGCCTTCGTAAAATGCAAGAAATCAATCAGATAAAAACAATTGCCAAAAATAGGTTTAAGCATGAAAAACTTTAACCTAGGGATGATAAAAGAGATTGATGGATTGTGTTGCATTCGATTTGAATATCTAAAAATATCTTTTTATTCCGTTCAGCCGTAATCCCATTTTTAACTTGTTCAAGGACTTTGGAAAAAAGCTCTTTTGTTTGGGTCTGGAGCAATTCAATATCCCATTGTTGCGAAAGGACTCCCAGGTAATGAAGCATTTTATCAAGTAAAGAAAGAATGGAATAGGGATAAAGTGAAGAGCCTAGGATATATAATGCTGTTTTTTCATAGCTAAGCTCATTCATCCCTATTTTCTTCTTTAAAAGATCCCGGATAAAAAGGGAATTAAGGAAAGCTTCCCATTCTTCATAAGGAGGATCGTCCTTGTTTTCCTCCGGATGATAAGCAAAAAAAAAGGCAGCACAATTACCCACTTTTTCAATGTATTCCCCGATTTTCAACCAGAGCAAGAAAGGTTCCTCTTCAAAAAGATAATCTTGAAGCTGTCGCATGACGAGAATCTTTTCAATAACCTCTTTAATGAGAGGATAACAAGAGAGTTGGAAAGGAGAGCTAGCCGTCGTCGATGAAAGCAGAAAATAGGCACTATTAAGATATTCCCAAAGAGGTAAAGGAAGCCAATCCCTAAGTATTTTTGCATTTTCCCTGGCTGAGAAAAGAGAGCAAAGAGAAGAAAGGGGATTGTCGTGATCGAACAAAACAAAGAAAAGAGTAGATGACAGCTCTCCCTGGATAGGCCCACGGTTAAAAATTCTCAATCCTTTTTTGATCCTTTCCCAGCAACACGACCATTTTTCTGCCGAAGCTTCTAGTCCATAACCTAGATAACTTTGGCAAACATTCAAACTCACCAAGGCCCTTTCTATATACCTTGCTGTCCAGTAAATGTTTTCGATTCGCTGTCCGCTCATGGATTTTATCTTTTTTCATCCTCAACAATCCAGCTATCTTTGCTCCCTCCTCCTTGGGATGAGTTGACCACAAACGACTGGGAGTCGATAGCGACCCGGGTCAGCCCTCCAGGGATTACCCGAGGCTCTTTGCCTAAAAGGACAAAAGGACGCAAATCCACTCTTCTTGGCTCTATGGTCCCATCAACAAGACAGGGAAGTTTTGAGAACCAAACTAAGGGTTGAGCAATGTAATTTTGGGGATTGGCTAAAATTTTTTGTTTAAATTCTTGTCGTTGTCGAGAAGAACTGACAGGTCCAATAAGCATACCATAGCCCCCCGACTGGCTAACCTCTTTAACCACCAACTGCTCAATTTTCTCTAAAACATAGCTTCTTTCCTTGGGATTAAAACAACAATAGGTCTCTACGTTGTGCAGTATTGGCTCTTCGCCTAAGTAATAGCGAATTATCTGAGGAACAAAACTATAGATCGCTTTGTCATCCCCTATTCCACAACCCGGTGCATTGATGATGTTCAGTTTTCCCTCTCGATATAGCCTAAATAGTCCTTTAAGCCCAATTAAGGAATCAGGGCGAAAAACCTCGGGATCCAAAAACCCTTCCTCGATACGCCGATAGAGTACAGTGATATTTTTTTTAGTTTTTCCAGCCTTGAGGTAAAGCTTTCCATTTTCAATTATCAGCTCTTTAGATTCAACAAGAGCTGTCCCCATCTGGTTGGCTAGAAAAGAATGTTCAAAGTAGGCTGAGTTATACGGACCCGGAGTCAAAACAGCAACTTGAGCTTGGGGGCAATCAGGGGGATGAAGATCCAAAAACGTTTCTAAAAGAGCTTTTGGATAAGACTGGATAGGTAAGGGTCTCTGGGAAGAAAAGAAAAAAGGGCAACATTCTTTTAATACCATTCGTGCTGAAAGCATATAGGAAACCCCACTGGGAATCCTTAGATTATCTTCAAGAACAATAAAGTTACCCTTCTGGTCTTTTAGCAGATCACAGCCACAAACCGCAGCGTAGATCCCTCTAGGAACATCAAGCCCAACCATTTGCTCAACAAAGCCTGAAGAATTCAAGACAAGCTCTCCAGGGATCACTTTATCCTTCAGTATTCTCTGTTTATGATAAACATCCTCAACAAAAAGATTGAGAGCTGTTAGTCTTTGAATCAGTCCTTTTTTTATTTTCTCCCATTCTCTTTTCACGATGAGCCTGGGAATAACATCAAAAGGAAAAATCCTGTCTTCAGTTTTTTCTTTCCCATTTTTCAATGAAAAAGTAACCCCCAATTGCTTGTACCTGTAGAAAGCTTTTTTCTGAGCCATCATCAACTTTTCTATGCCTACTCGAGACAGAATCATTTCCCATAGGGATTGATATTCTATTTTGGGATTTCCCAGGATGTTCAAGGATTCATCCTGACCATCAGCTAGACTCTTATACTGATCAAAAAAAGAGAACTGGGAAAAATGTGGATTGGCTTTACTGGCAGTGGAAGAAAAAGAAGCCATTTGCTTCTTTTAAGCACGAAATATGCCAGGCTTTAAAAACCTATTTTTAAATCATCGTTGCTTCCAGAGCATTCGACTTACTCATTAGAAAATCCCATTGAAACTAAATTATTGGGTAAAATTCTAAAACTGTATTAACAAAATTTCGATTGAGGAAAAAATTCTGTAGCGGATTAATTACCGATGAACAATTCTATCTTTCTTAAATAACCATTAAGATGCTATTGAGACTACCATCAGCTTATTTTCCATATCTTTTATTCAATCTTCTTGCCTAGAAATTAAAAGGGTAGTAAAAAATCGGTAGAGTTTTTCTGCTAGAACTGTTCTTTTCCCCTTGATGATCAATTTTGCTCTCATATCTTCTAAGATCAGGGATTGATCCTCTTTAGACAGGGGAATAAAAGCAAAAACGTAAGGATTTTTTTCTTGCTGTTCCTTCAAGGTCACGGGAATGACAGGGATTTTCCCTCCGTAAGGAATAAGAAGACCGGGAGGGATTTCTGACCGTTCGACCATCTTTTGGCCTATTTTTTGGACAACGGTATGAAAAATTTTTCCTGAGCTTATCCAAATGCCCTTGACTTCCGCGCCAGGGAAAACGATACGAGTTTCAGCCTGTGTTAAGGGGACAATAAAATAGTATCGCTCTAGGTTCCTAATTTTTAAAATCGTTTCTCCCGGCCGAAAATATTTTCCTCTTATCGATTCTATGTCTGGATTGATCAGGACACCATCGATGGTCGATTTGAGCATAAGTTCTTCTTTTCTTTTGAGAGCTAGATCAAATTTCTTTCTTGTGGCTTGGAGATCTTGGGATCGCATCGGAGCACTCTCCTTCTCTTTTCCTTCTCTTCTCCGAGAACTATACTCAAAGGATGAAAAATCAATTCTTTTCATAGCAAGATCCATCCGGGCCAGTTGTAAGTCCATTTCAACCCGGTCGTTATCCAATCTTAGCAAAGCTTGGCCAGCTTTCACGTGCTGACCACTCCTAACCCATATTTCCTTTACAACACCTCCATCAGCACTTGCTACATTCTGGCCTAACTGGGACCGGACGACGGCTACGGTTTTTACTTTTTCCCTACAGGGGAAAACCAACAAGATACACAGAACAATCAGTCCGAGGCCAAACCCTTTTAATCTTTTTTTTAAAGTTTGACTAAATCCAGGAAAAAAATGGGGGGAAAGAAAAGGAGCCAAGAAGACTTTCATAACAACAGCTCCTACAAAAGCCATTTCTACGAAAAAACTTAAAGCTGCCCCGATATTTTCAAGACCTACCTGTTTAAATCCATTGAACAAAACTTTCCCCAAGGAATGAATGAGGTAAAACATGTAGCAGAGCGCTAAAGTGGAATAAACAAAAAAGATCCAACCTTTAGCTTTATTAACTTTCATCTTTAGTAGTTGCGGATTTTTATAACCCAAAAGCCAATCTTGAATCTTAGCTGTACAATAGGCAAAGGCTTTTTCCCTTAAATTAGGGATTTCAAGAAGATCCACTAAGACATAATAACCATCGAATTTCATTAAAGGATTTAAATTAAAAAAAAGAGTTGTTACACTGGCCGTCACCATTAGATTAAAGGCAAGGTTCTTTGCCATTCCTAAGGGAAATAAAATCCAAAGGTGTGCAGCTACCGAAGCGATGATCAGCTCGGTATAAACCCCCGCAGCAGCAATAAAAATCCTGGCTTTTTTATCGGTAATAATCCAACTATCAGAAGCATCCACGTAACCCACTGGAATGAAAAAGAAAAAACCTACCCCCATTTCATGAATCTCACCTCCAAAACGACGAGTGGTTGTAGCATGGCCAAATTCATGAAGGGTTTTGTCAATGGCTGTAGCGATGTAAAGGAAGAAAATATTTTGCGCTGAGAAAAACTGGATCTGATTGGTATCAAAAGCTGAACGATGTAAAAAAAGGAAAAAAAGAGTCCAGATCCAAAAGCAG
The DNA window shown above is from Methylacidiphilum caldifontis and carries:
- a CDS encoding site-2 protease family protein, encoding MIKQEVVNQIKKAENIVPYKLRTDLLFQKQIFNNKTYYVVKDPLGLTYCRLPHAEAILAGLFDGKRSAEEIAQNYNKYFPHKMISAQDVLQFLDLLVSRNLVILPTDVLLSKIPRRRDSFLQLLVGFFLKIFFIKLPLIHPSRWLDRIVRSAWWLWSPQGVVITICFWIWTLFFLFLHRSAFDTNQIQFFSAQNIFFLYIATAIDKTLHEFGHATTTRRFGGEIHEMGVGFFFFIPVGYVDASDSWIITDKKARIFIAAAGVYTELIIASVAAHLWILFPLGMAKNLAFNLMVTASVTTLFFNLNPLMKFDGYYVLVDLLEIPNLREKAFAYCTAKIQDWLLGYKNPQLLKMKVNKAKGWIFFVYSTLALCYMFYLIHSLGKVLFNGFKQVGLENIGAALSFFVEMAFVGAVVMKVFLAPFLSPHFFPGFSQTLKKRLKGFGLGLIVLCILLVFPCREKVKTVAVVRSQLGQNVASADGGVVKEIWVRSGQHVKAGQALLRLDNDRVEMDLQLARMDLAMKRIDFSSFEYSSRRREGKEKESAPMRSQDLQATRKKFDLALKRKEELMLKSTIDGVLINPDIESIRGKYFRPGETILKIRNLERYYFIVPLTQAETRIVFPGAEVKGIWISSGKIFHTVVQKIGQKMVERSEIPPGLLIPYGGKIPVIPVTLKEQQEKNPYVFAFIPLSKEDQSLILEDMRAKLIIKGKRTVLAEKLYRFFTTLLISRQED
- a CDS encoding circularly permuted type 2 ATP-grasp protein, coding for MASFSSTASKANPHFSQFSFFDQYKSLADGQDESLNILGNPKIEYQSLWEMILSRVGIEKLMMAQKKAFYRYKQLGVTFSLKNGKEKTEDRIFPFDVIPRLIVKREWEKIKKGLIQRLTALNLFVEDVYHKQRILKDKVIPGELVLNSSGFVEQMVGLDVPRGIYAAVCGCDLLKDQKGNFIVLEDNLRIPSGVSYMLSARMVLKECCPFFFSSQRPLPIQSYPKALLETFLDLHPPDCPQAQVAVLTPGPYNSAYFEHSFLANQMGTALVESKELIIENGKLYLKAGKTKKNITVLYRRIEEGFLDPEVFRPDSLIGLKGLFRLYREGKLNIINAPGCGIGDDKAIYSFVPQIIRYYLGEEPILHNVETYCCFNPKERSYVLEKIEQLVVKEVSQSGGYGMLIGPVSSSRQRQEFKQKILANPQNYIAQPLVWFSKLPCLVDGTIEPRRVDLRPFVLLGKEPRVIPGGLTRVAIDSQSFVVNSSQGGGSKDSWIVEDEKR
- a CDS encoding alpha-E domain-containing protein produces the protein MSGQRIENIYWTARYIERALVSLNVCQSYLGYGLEASAEKWSCCWERIKKGLRIFNRGPIQGELSSTLFFVLFDHDNPLSSLCSLFSARENAKILRDWLPLPLWEYLNSAYFLLSSTTASSPFQLSCYPLIKEVIEKILVMRQLQDYLFEEEPFLLWLKIGEYIEKVGNCAAFFFAYHPEENKDDPPYEEWEAFLNSLFIRDLLKKKIGMNELSYEKTALYILGSSLYPYSILSLLDKMLHYLGVLSQQWDIELLQTQTKELFSKVLEQVKNGITAERNKKIFLDIQIECNTIHQSLLSSLG